From a single Thermovirga sp. genomic region:
- a CDS encoding amidohydrolase, whose protein sequence is MADIKERAKALNDQIVQWRRHLHQNPEIGLDTPKTEAFIVERLREMGIDEIRTGVGGHGVAALLRGCRPGKVLGMRADMDALPVKEETGLPFASTTEGRMHACGHDAHVAILLGTAKLLAENRGDLAGAVKLIFQPSEEDSRGALAMIKDGVLEDPPLDALIGLHTGNLWKGPRSGMVGYRYGALMAAADWFTVTFEGKGGHGATPHLTVDPIAMACQAFSAIQTIVSRETNPLAPAVITVGRIDGGSAPNIIGPCCTLKGTIRSLDPETRSLLGERIKTVCEGIAHGMRGRAEVTLTRGAPALINDRKITDGIIEAAAAIVGEDAVAEIAEPTMGGEDMAFFLEKVPGSFFFLPSMPGEGEVYPHHHPKFDLDEGVFWIGSAVMANFALTWQ, encoded by the coding sequence ATGGCGGACATCAAGGAGAGGGCAAAGGCCCTCAACGACCAGATCGTACAGTGGAGACGCCACCTTCACCAAAACCCGGAGATAGGTCTCGATACTCCCAAGACCGAGGCCTTCATCGTGGAGCGGCTCAGGGAAATGGGGATCGACGAGATCCGCACCGGCGTGGGCGGGCACGGCGTGGCGGCCCTCCTCAGGGGTTGCAGGCCGGGCAAGGTCTTGGGGATGAGGGCAGACATGGATGCCCTCCCCGTCAAAGAGGAGACGGGTCTGCCCTTCGCCTCCACGACGGAAGGACGAATGCATGCCTGCGGCCACGATGCCCATGTGGCCATCCTGCTGGGTACCGCAAAGCTCCTGGCCGAGAACCGAGGGGACCTCGCCGGGGCAGTGAAGCTGATATTCCAGCCTTCGGAAGAGGACTCCCGGGGCGCCCTGGCGATGATCAAGGACGGCGTGCTGGAGGACCCGCCCCTGGACGCCCTTATCGGCCTCCACACGGGAAACCTCTGGAAGGGGCCCCGCTCGGGGATGGTGGGCTATCGCTACGGCGCCCTCATGGCAGCGGCCGACTGGTTCACCGTCACCTTCGAGGGCAAGGGCGGCCACGGAGCCACCCCGCACCTGACGGTGGACCCCATCGCCATGGCTTGCCAGGCCTTTTCGGCCATCCAGACCATAGTGAGCCGGGAGACAAACCCGCTTGCCCCGGCGGTCATCACCGTGGGCAGGATCGATGGCGGGTCGGCGCCCAACATCATCGGACCTTGCTGTACCCTGAAGGGGACGATAAGGAGCCTTGACCCCGAAACGCGTTCCTTGCTCGGCGAACGCATCAAAACGGTCTGCGAAGGCATCGCCCATGGCATGCGCGGCAGGGCCGAGGTGACGTTGACCCGGGGTGCGCCGGCACTCATCAACGACAGGAAGATCACCGACGGGATCATCGAGGCCGCCGCCGCTATCGTGGGAGAAGACGCCGTCGCGGAGATCGCTGAACCGACCATGGGAGGCGAGGACATGGCCTTTTTCCTTGAAAAGGTGCCGGGGTCTTTCTTCTTCCTGCCCTCGATGCCCGGAGAAGGAGAGGTCTACCCCCACCACCACCCGAAGTTCGACCTGGATGAAGGGGTGTTCTGGATCGGCTCGGCCGTCATGGCCAACTTCGCCTTGACCTGGCAGTGA